A window of Candidatus Omnitrophota bacterium contains these coding sequences:
- a CDS encoding tetratricopeptide repeat protein: protein MTSWNKKFAGVMFLFLLASLFINSEVFSSDSCNSEAVSHYIMGVMYDDFGDLDKALQEYKSALKSDNESSVIHLNLAVGLIKKYNFSEAATELNTAIRLDPEAVEPHAILAILYTSENKIDLARSEYEAALKNAAKLQPKNADIFKSLGAIYLQQRKFKEAEENYKIVLGLSPNDASVHFYLGSIYNELNKFDLAEKELKRAIELKADYHEALNYLGYIYVEANKNLDKAFTLINKAIELEPNSGAYIDSLGWYYFKKGNFEQALKNLEKAASLEDDPIIYDHLADTYYKLKNQQKAKSNWEKSLSLDPKQDKVKKKLAGVTLKK from the coding sequence ATGACTTCTTGGAATAAGAAGTTTGCAGGAGTAATGTTTTTATTCCTCTTGGCAAGCTTATTTATAAATTCAGAAGTTTTTTCTTCTGATAGTTGCAATTCGGAAGCCGTCAGTCATTATATAATGGGTGTTATGTATGATGATTTTGGCGACCTTGACAAAGCGCTGCAGGAATATAAAAGTGCTTTGAAGTCGGATAATGAAAGTTCGGTTATCCACTTGAATCTGGCCGTAGGGCTTATAAAAAAGTACAACTTTTCCGAGGCTGCAACAGAATTAAATACCGCTATCCGTCTTGACCCAGAAGCAGTTGAGCCGCATGCTATCTTAGCTATCCTGTATACTTCAGAAAATAAGATTGATTTAGCCAGATCGGAGTATGAAGCAGCATTAAAGAATGCGGCCAAACTCCAGCCTAAGAATGCAGATATTTTTAAGAGTTTAGGGGCAATTTATCTGCAGCAGAGAAAATTTAAAGAAGCTGAAGAAAACTATAAGATTGTTCTCGGTTTGTCTCCCAATGATGCTTCAGTGCATTTTTATCTTGGAAGTATTTACAATGAGTTGAATAAATTTGATCTTGCCGAGAAAGAATTAAAACGCGCAATTGAGCTTAAGGCTGATTATCACGAAGCATTGAATTATTTGGGCTATATTTATGTAGAAGCAAACAAGAATTTAGATAAGGCTTTTACTTTGATAAATAAGGCGATAGAGCTAGAGCCTAATAGCGGGGCTTATATTGATAGCTTGGGTTGGTATTATTTTAAAAAAGGCAATTTTGAGCAGGCATTGAAGAATTTAGAGAAAGCTGCTAGTTTGGAAGATGATCCGATAATATATGACCACCTGGCAGATACTTATTATAAGTTAAAGAATCAACAAAAAGCAAAATCTAACTGGGAAAAATCTTTAAGCCTTGACCCTAAGCAGGATAAGGTAAAGAAAAAATTAGCAGGGGTTACTTTAAAAAAATAA
- a CDS encoding SpoVG family protein, with protein sequence MEITEVRIALKDSPDKKLKAYATVTFDNSFVVRNIKVIEGTTGLFIAMPSRKIKQPCTKCSFKNELRSKYCNQCGLQLPVNTRPLAQESSSSAQLEHKDIAHPITQSFRDLLQRKVLEAFDREKVKV encoded by the coding sequence ATGGAGATTACCGAGGTTAGGATCGCTCTTAAAGATTCACCGGATAAAAAATTAAAAGCCTACGCAACCGTTACTTTTGATAATTCTTTCGTGGTTAGGAATATTAAGGTTATTGAAGGCACAACAGGTTTATTCATCGCTATGCCTTCAAGGAAAATAAAGCAGCCGTGCACAAAGTGCAGCTTTAAAAATGAACTGCGGAGCAAATATTGTAATCAGTGCGGCCTGCAATTGCCTGTTAATACAAGGCCGTTGGCGCAGGAATCATCAAGTAGTGCTCAATTAGAGCATAAAGATATTGCCCATCCGATAACGCAGTCATTTAGAGATTTGCTCCAGAGGAAGGTTCTAGAGGCGTTTGATAGAGAGAAGGTTAAGGTCTAA
- a CDS encoding transketolase, whose amino-acid sequence MEYSQAQIKELQDKAKQIRRLIIEMLGKAGSGHPGGSLSATDLITALYFSVLKHNPKDPSWPDRDRFHMSKGHCCPLWYAVLAESGYFPKEKLMTLRQLGSLLQGHPDRRTPGIESASGSLGQGLSVGLGISLAGKIDKRDYRVYVLMGDGETQEGNIWEAAMACAHFKSDNLCAILDYNGFQIDGKICNVMGLEPLAAKWQAFGWNTIEIDGHNMEEILLAYEKAKTLKGKPTIIIARTIKGKGVSFMENVCDFHGKAPTKEETERALKELE is encoded by the coding sequence ATGGAATATTCTCAGGCTCAAATAAAAGAATTACAGGATAAAGCAAAGCAGATCAGAAGGCTTATTATAGAAATGCTTGGTAAAGCAGGTTCTGGGCATCCCGGAGGCAGCCTTTCCGCGACAGATTTGATTACAGCTTTATATTTTTCAGTTTTAAAACATAACCCTAAGGACCCAAGTTGGCCTGACCGGGATAGGTTCCATATGTCAAAAGGCCATTGTTGCCCTTTGTGGTATGCAGTGTTAGCCGAATCAGGATACTTTCCTAAAGAAAAACTTATGACCTTAAGGCAGCTGGGTTCTTTATTGCAAGGCCATCCGGATAGAAGGACTCCGGGGATTGAATCAGCTTCAGGGTCTCTGGGCCAAGGTTTATCTGTGGGTTTAGGCATTAGTTTAGCAGGTAAGATTGATAAGAGGGATTACCGTGTTTATGTGCTTATGGGGGATGGCGAGACTCAAGAAGGTAATATTTGGGAAGCGGCAATGGCTTGTGCGCATTTTAAAAGCGATAATCTTTGTGCAATTTTAGATTACAATGGTTTCCAAATTGATGGAAAAATATGCAATGTTATGGGGTTAGAACCTTTAGCCGCAAAATGGCAGGCTTTTGGCTGGAATACAATTGAAATTGACGGGCATAACATGGAAGAAATCCTTTTGGCTTATGAAAAAGCAAAAACCTTAAAAGGGAAGCCGACAATAATTATCGCCCGGACCATAAAAGGAAAAGGCGTTTCTTTCATGGAGAATGTTTGTGATTTCCATGGTAAGGCTCCTACCAAGGAAGAAACAGAAAGAGCATTGAAAGAATTGGAGTAG
- a CDS encoding transketolase family protein → MIEQLYQRDVYGKTLVELGKANNDIVVLDADLSSSTRTSMFAKEFPDRFINFGVAEQNMMATSAGLASCKKIVFLSTFAIFATGRAWDQVRNSVSYNNFNIKIVATHAGITVGPDGASHQALEDIALMRVIPNMNIIVPCDGPQTREAIIAAVNTKGPFYVRLGRSKFPTLENKGEFKFGKAQVLTKGNDVTIIACGILVQEALACADNLAKKGINARVINIHTIKPLDSEEILRAAKETKGIVVCEEHAVIGGLASSVDEVVAENHPTKVIRIGIRNRYGQSGEPAELLKEYNLTSSDIEKAVLRIIS, encoded by the coding sequence ATGATTGAACAATTATACCAACGGGATGTTTACGGTAAGACGTTAGTTGAGCTTGGAAAGGCTAATAATGATATTGTAGTTTTAGATGCGGATTTATCAAGCTCTACCCGTACGAGTATGTTTGCCAAAGAATTTCCCGATAGGTTTATTAATTTTGGGGTTGCAGAGCAGAATATGATGGCAACCTCCGCTGGATTAGCAAGCTGTAAGAAAATTGTTTTTCTTTCAACCTTCGCCATATTTGCTACTGGCCGCGCCTGGGATCAGGTAAGGAATTCCGTAAGTTATAATAATTTTAATATTAAAATAGTGGCAACTCACGCCGGAATTACTGTTGGGCCGGATGGAGCAAGCCATCAGGCACTTGAAGATATCGCTCTTATGCGGGTTATCCCGAATATGAATATTATTGTCCCTTGCGATGGGCCTCAGACGCGGGAAGCGATTATTGCCGCAGTGAATACAAAAGGGCCTTTTTACGTGCGTTTAGGAAGGTCTAAATTTCCTACATTGGAAAACAAGGGTGAGTTTAAGTTTGGTAAAGCGCAAGTTTTAACCAAGGGTAATGACGTAACTATTATTGCCTGTGGGATCCTCGTTCAGGAAGCATTAGCTTGCGCGGATAATTTGGCAAAAAAAGGCATTAATGCCCGTGTTATCAATATTCATACAATAAAACCTTTGGATAGCGAGGAAATTTTAAGAGCAGCCAAAGAGACTAAGGGTATTGTTGTTTGCGAGGAGCATGCTGTAATAGGGGGCCTTGCTTCAAGCGTTGATGAAGTTGTGGCAGAGAATCATCCTACCAAAGTTATCCGCATCGGAATAAGAAACAGGTACGGCCAGTCAGGAGAGCCTGCCGAGCTCCTGAAAGAATATAATCTTACAAGCTCTGATATAGAAAAAGCGGTTTTGCGCATAATATCCTAA
- a CDS encoding ferredoxin, which produces MAKVTVDASTCVGCGLCEQVCPEVFEVQGDGIAHVKKQDCAGCNLQEVADQCPVTAIKVS; this is translated from the coding sequence ATGGCAAAAGTAACAGTTGATGCTTCAACTTGCGTAGGATGTGGATTATGTGAACAAGTTTGCCCTGAAGTCTTTGAGGTGCAAGGAGACGGTATCGCACATGTAAAGAAACAGGATTGTGCAGGCTGTAATCTTCAAGAAGTTGCGGATCAATGCCCTGTAACTGCAATCAAAGTAAGTTAA
- the hisG gene encoding ATP phosphoribosyltransferase: MKDKILKLGLPKGSLQESTFKMFKKAGFNVKLSSERSYFPSIDDPGIEVVLLRAQEMSRYVQDGALDCGITGNDWVLENGSDVVRVSELIYAKQSLNKVRWVLAVPQDSGFKSAKDLKGKRIATELVNVTKNFFKKNKVNVEVEFSWGATEVKVSAGLVDAIVELTETGRSLKANKLIEIATLCESTTQFIANKSSYKDAWKKCKMEQIALLLKGAIAAEEKVGLKMNVRKENLKAVLSKLPALKNPTISGLSGDGWFAVETIIDEKIVRILIPELKNAGATGIIEYPLNKVIY; encoded by the coding sequence ATGAAAGATAAAATATTAAAATTAGGTTTGCCCAAAGGAAGCCTTCAGGAATCAACCTTCAAGATGTTTAAGAAGGCTGGTTTTAATGTAAAATTATCCAGTGAAAGGTCGTATTTCCCGTCTATAGATGATCCGGGGATTGAAGTAGTGCTTTTGCGCGCGCAAGAGATGTCCAGATATGTGCAAGATGGCGCTTTAGATTGCGGAATAACCGGCAACGATTGGGTCTTAGAGAATGGTTCGGATGTAGTTAGGGTTTCAGAGCTCATTTACGCAAAACAAAGCCTTAATAAAGTAAGATGGGTTTTGGCTGTTCCTCAGGATTCAGGTTTTAAATCTGCAAAGGACCTTAAGGGTAAGCGGATTGCTACTGAACTGGTTAACGTGACCAAGAATTTCTTCAAGAAAAACAAGGTTAATGTTGAGGTGGAGTTTAGCTGGGGAGCAACTGAAGTAAAGGTGAGTGCTGGCTTAGTTGATGCTATTGTTGAATTAACTGAAACAGGCAGAAGCTTAAAGGCAAATAAATTAATTGAAATCGCAACCCTCTGTGAATCTACGACTCAATTTATTGCAAATAAATCTTCATATAAAGACGCTTGGAAAAAGTGTAAAATGGAACAAATCGCCCTTCTATTAAAAGGAGCTATTGCTGCTGAAGAGAAGGTTGGCCTTAAAATGAATGTTAGAAAAGAAAATCTTAAGGCAGTGTTATCAAAGCTCCCTGCGTTAAAGAATCCAACCATATCCGGCCTTTCCGGAGACGGCTGGTTTGCGGTTGAAACCATTATAGATGAAAAAATTGTCCGTATTCTTATTCCTGAATTAAAGAATGCCGGTGCAACAGGAATTATTGAATACCCGTTAAATAAAGTTATTTATTGA
- the ispE gene encoding 4-(cytidine 5'-diphospho)-2-C-methyl-D-erythritol kinase, translated as MAESLVLNSYAKVNLYLKVLKRRSDGYHDIETIFERINLCDKIILKSRPDGEIRIISSSSNIPKDCSNLAYRSAKLLQESQNVKMGVDIKIVKRIPVGAGLGGGSSNAATVLLGLNKLWRLRLNNKRLAALGSKIGSDVVFFIYNTPFALGKGRGQVIKPLNGLKNIRLWHILVTPKIHVSTAQIYKKWDDFNRIKNKKVGLTIPCSSVKILTSTLARFDLSSMTGLLLNSLEDITFSLYPKVKKVKNMLAQSGAELILMSGSGSSVFAIVSSKKKAELLRKKLLNFDIRKEVFVARTF; from the coding sequence TTGGCGGAAAGTTTAGTTTTAAATTCTTATGCTAAGGTAAATCTTTACCTTAAAGTTTTAAAGAGGCGATCCGACGGTTACCATGATATAGAAACAATCTTTGAAAGAATCAACCTCTGCGATAAAATAATCCTTAAATCCCGCCCTGACGGAGAAATTAGAATCATTTCCAGCTCATCCAATATCCCTAAAGACTGTTCAAATTTAGCATACCGAAGTGCCAAGCTTTTACAGGAAAGCCAGAATGTTAAAATGGGTGTGGATATTAAGATTGTAAAGCGTATACCTGTTGGCGCTGGCTTGGGGGGAGGTTCAAGCAATGCCGCAACTGTGCTTTTGGGGCTAAATAAGCTGTGGCGCCTTAGATTAAATAATAAAAGGCTTGCTGCCCTCGGGAGTAAGATTGGTAGCGATGTGGTTTTTTTTATCTATAATACCCCATTTGCCCTTGGAAAAGGCAGGGGGCAGGTAATTAAGCCTTTAAATGGGTTAAAAAACATACGCCTGTGGCATATTTTAGTTACGCCTAAAATACATGTTTCCACCGCTCAAATATACAAAAAATGGGATGATTTTAACCGTATAAAAAATAAAAAAGTAGGGTTGACAATACCCTGCTCAAGTGTTAAAATATTAACTTCAACATTAGCAAGATTTGATCTTTCTTCAATGACGGGGCTTTTACTTAACAGCTTGGAAGATATTACGTTTAGTCTCTATCCAAAAGTTAAAAAAGTCAAAAATATGCTCGCTCAATCAGGTGCCGAGCTAATATTAATGTCCGGCAGCGGATCATCGGTTTTCGCAATTGTTTCTTCAAAAAAGAAAGCTGAATTGCTGCGTAAAAAACTTTTAAATTTTGATATTCGGAAAGAAGTTTTTGTGGCGAGGACATTTTAG
- a CDS encoding SurA N-terminal domain-containing protein, translated as MLKILRDKKLRKTVFIVLSLIIIPAFALWGFIDAAHKKKEPASIGKIFGHNITPLEFKEAADAVRISAIMQFGDKFEEVKKYLNFDQQAWERLILIYEAKNRNIKASDKEVIELIESYPFFQRNKQFDQKIYAEILRYVFRIQPRAFEEQTRKNIIISKLYKQITDKVKVTDTEIKEEYRRANEEISVSYIAAIPSELGKTLNPADSEVKEYFDKNSLQFKQPLSFNLIYATDESDKKINNLLEKINKKIDFNQAAKELSLEVKETGFFNSNEPIPGIGWAMDILKQINNLEIGKHTPVVNIEKKYYLFELKDKKEAFIPEFDKIKDKVKETLIKEQSSKIAKEKIEKALSELKEASKLNKNSVNFEKVAKTNGLKAENTKPFKYGSYIEGIGGTDNFWTQAQLLKENEFSQVINMPSGYFIIKMKARLPVDEKKFESEKSDFSKQLLSQKQQEEFGKFIEKLKK; from the coding sequence ATGCTTAAAATACTTAGAGATAAGAAATTACGAAAGACAGTTTTTATTGTTTTAAGCCTCATTATTATCCCCGCTTTTGCGCTGTGGGGCTTTATTGATGCAGCCCACAAGAAGAAAGAACCAGCTTCCATAGGAAAAATCTTCGGCCATAACATAACCCCTCTTGAATTCAAGGAGGCAGCGGATGCAGTAAGAATATCAGCAATCATGCAATTTGGAGATAAGTTTGAAGAGGTAAAGAAATACCTGAACTTTGACCAGCAGGCATGGGAAAGACTGATATTAATCTATGAAGCAAAAAATCGCAATATCAAGGCAAGCGACAAAGAAGTTATAGAATTAATAGAAAGCTACCCATTCTTCCAACGCAATAAGCAATTTGACCAGAAAATTTATGCCGAGATATTGCGTTACGTTTTTCGCATACAACCAAGGGCATTTGAAGAACAAACCCGTAAAAATATAATCATATCCAAACTATACAAACAAATTACCGATAAAGTAAAAGTAACCGATACCGAGATTAAAGAAGAATACCGTAGAGCCAATGAAGAAATCAGTGTTTCCTATATCGCCGCAATTCCTTCTGAATTAGGCAAAACCTTGAATCCTGCTGATTCGGAGGTAAAAGAATATTTTGATAAAAATTCTTTGCAATTCAAACAGCCTCTTTCTTTTAACCTTATCTATGCAACAGATGAATCCGATAAAAAAATTAATAACTTGCTTGAGAAAATAAACAAAAAAATAGACTTTAATCAGGCAGCAAAAGAATTATCTCTGGAGGTTAAAGAAACTGGTTTCTTTAACTCAAATGAACCTATACCGGGAATTGGCTGGGCTATGGATATCTTAAAACAGATAAATAATCTGGAAATCGGGAAACATACTCCGGTAGTTAATATTGAAAAAAAGTACTACTTGTTTGAGCTTAAAGATAAAAAGGAAGCTTTTATACCTGAATTTGATAAAATAAAAGACAAAGTTAAAGAAACGCTCATAAAAGAGCAATCTTCAAAAATCGCAAAAGAAAAGATTGAAAAAGCACTAAGCGAATTAAAAGAAGCTTCTAAATTAAATAAGAATTCCGTTAATTTTGAGAAAGTTGCAAAAACAAATGGCCTAAAGGCTGAAAATACAAAACCGTTTAAATACGGAAGCTACATTGAAGGAATCGGCGGCACTGACAATTTCTGGACTCAAGCGCAATTGCTAAAAGAAAATGAATTTAGCCAGGTAATCAACATGCCTTCAGGTTATTTTATCATTAAAATGAAGGCCCGCCTCCCAGTTGACGAAAAGAAGTTTGAAAGCGAGAAATCGGATTTTAGCAAACAGTTACTTTCACAAAAACAACAGGAAGAATTCGGGAAGTTTATTGAAAAATTGAAGAAGTAA
- a CDS encoding thiamine pyrophosphate-dependent enzyme produces the protein MNNYLFSPGHTACAGCGQSLAARLVIDAAGKNTVVVNNTGCLEVFSTNFPESAWNVPWMHSLFENAAAVASGVEAGLKYLGTKENINVIAQGGDGSTADIGLQALSGMLERGHDILYVCYDNEAYMNTGIQRSGLTPYDTNTTTSPIGVKSIGNVRPKKPMPEIALAHGIPYVATCSVAFPQDLQRKVKKALSIKGPKYMQIHSPCPLGWRYEASLIQEVAKLAVETALYPLIEYENGVLISKKQITPKPVEEYLKAQGRFKHLLNNPEAIKQIQGIADFNINKYGLKVQA, from the coding sequence ATGAATAATTATCTATTTAGCCCTGGGCATACAGCGTGTGCTGGCTGTGGCCAATCATTGGCAGCGCGATTAGTTATTGATGCTGCTGGTAAGAATACGGTAGTTGTAAATAATACCGGTTGCCTCGAAGTGTTTTCCACAAATTTCCCTGAATCAGCTTGGAATGTCCCATGGATGCATTCTCTTTTTGAAAATGCCGCTGCAGTTGCTTCAGGTGTAGAGGCGGGTTTGAAATATTTAGGAACAAAAGAAAATATCAATGTGATTGCGCAGGGTGGAGATGGTTCTACCGCTGATATCGGCTTACAGGCGCTCTCAGGAATGCTTGAAAGAGGGCATGATATTCTATATGTTTGCTATGATAACGAAGCTTATATGAATACCGGTATTCAGAGAAGCGGGTTAACGCCTTACGATACCAATACTACCACAAGCCCTATCGGAGTAAAATCAATAGGTAATGTCAGGCCCAAGAAACCTATGCCGGAAATTGCCTTGGCACATGGTATTCCTTATGTTGCAACTTGTTCTGTGGCATTCCCCCAAGATTTACAGCGAAAGGTAAAAAAAGCTTTATCAATCAAAGGCCCTAAATATATGCAGATTCATTCTCCTTGCCCTTTAGGCTGGCGTTACGAAGCAAGTTTGATTCAGGAAGTTGCTAAGCTTGCGGTTGAGACAGCGCTTTATCCTTTGATTGAATATGAGAATGGAGTTTTAATCTCAAAGAAACAGATTACTCCTAAGCCGGTTGAGGAATACCTGAAAGCACAAGGAAGGTTTAAACATCTGCTGAATAATCCTGAAGCAATAAAACAGATTCAGGGGATAGCGGATTTTAATATAAATAAGTACGGCTTGAAAGTCCAAGCATAA
- a CDS encoding ferritin-like domain-containing protein, whose amino-acid sequence MGKQARAIVDLSLKELCKDLNKAYADEWLAFYLYWFMAQTVSGKAYEDIAEMLNKIAKDELEHATEIADLIVKLGDTPIANPMELEKNANAPYLMPPKNTADINRIIRIVAEAEAGAIEVYNKIAKKTLGKDNVTYQLVTHILSEEVNHEEMFENLVER is encoded by the coding sequence ATGGGAAAACAGGCAAGGGCAATCGTGGATTTAAGCTTAAAAGAATTGTGTAAAGATTTGAATAAGGCTTATGCTGATGAGTGGCTTGCGTTTTATCTTTATTGGTTTATGGCGCAGACTGTTTCCGGCAAGGCTTATGAAGATATTGCAGAGATGCTGAATAAAATTGCAAAAGATGAATTGGAACATGCGACTGAAATTGCGGATTTAATCGTTAAACTCGGCGATACCCCGATAGCTAATCCTATGGAATTAGAAAAGAATGCAAATGCTCCTTATTTAATGCCTCCAAAGAATACAGCAGATATCAATAGAATTATCCGCATAGTTGCTGAAGCAGAAGCTGGGGCAATTGAGGTTTATAATAAAATTGCCAAAAAGACTTTAGGAAAAGATAATGTTACGTATCAATTAGTAACTCACATCCTTTCTGAAGAAGTAAATCACGAAGAGATGTTTGAGAATTTGGTGGAAAGATAA
- a CDS encoding 4Fe-4S binding protein codes for MFGPLIVKSGSSKNNKTGSWRIELKPKFLQKNCIGCKMCLSVCPEGCISGTEKNTYICDYNYCKGCGFCAFICPKKDIVMIKEESAEGKKE; via the coding sequence ATGTTTGGTCCGTTAATTGTAAAATCGGGTTCAAGTAAGAATAATAAAACAGGTTCTTGGCGAATAGAGTTAAAGCCGAAATTCCTGCAGAAGAATTGCATTGGTTGCAAAATGTGCCTTTCGGTCTGTCCCGAAGGTTGTATTTCAGGCACAGAAAAGAATACCTATATTTGTGATTATAATTATTGTAAGGGCTGCGGTTTTTGCGCGTTTATTTGTCCAAAAAAAGATATTGTGATGATTAAAGAAGAATCAGCGGAAGGGAAGAAGGAATAA
- a CDS encoding NTP transferase domain-containing protein, producing MKNKVAVIILAAGKGERMKSELPKVLHPVCGRPMLEFVLDTVRDLKIKDSVIVLGHKHQEVSKVLRSGIKTVIQKKVDGTASAVKIALFALGNFKGTILVLYGDIPLLRKETIAKLIKHHSANDLDATLLTANVDKPQGYGRILRDKYNTICGIVEEKDADEVQKEIKEINTGIVCFKKDKLISALKQVKPNNRKKEYYLTDTFGIIYNNKGLLDSVKVCDVDEAMGINSRIELAKANRIMQIRINEELMKEGVSIVDPASTFINFGTKIGQDTTIYPFTVIEKGVKIGKCCSVGPFVHLREDVEIADRSFVGNFLEIARSKIGSGCFAKHFCYLGDSSIGDNVNIGAGVVIANFNGKKKNPTVIKDNAFIGSDSILVAPVKIGKSAKTGAGSVVIKDVSDNTTVVGIPARPIKK from the coding sequence ATGAAAAATAAAGTGGCAGTGATAATCTTGGCAGCAGGCAAAGGGGAGAGGATGAAATCCGAGCTCCCGAAGGTTTTGCATCCTGTTTGCGGCCGTCCGATGCTGGAATTTGTTTTGGATACTGTGCGTGATTTAAAAATCAAGGATTCCGTTATTGTACTCGGGCATAAGCATCAAGAAGTAAGTAAAGTCCTAAGAAGCGGGATTAAAACAGTAATCCAAAAGAAGGTTGATGGCACTGCAAGTGCTGTTAAGATTGCCCTTTTTGCTTTAGGGAATTTCAAGGGGACGATTCTCGTCCTTTACGGGGATATCCCGTTACTAAGAAAAGAAACTATAGCAAAGCTAATTAAGCATCATTCTGCAAACGATCTGGATGCTACGCTTTTAACGGCAAATGTGGATAAGCCGCAGGGATACGGAAGGATTCTTAGGGATAAATACAATACGATTTGCGGAATAGTAGAAGAAAAAGACGCTGATGAAGTGCAAAAGGAAATCAAAGAGATTAATACAGGCATTGTTTGTTTTAAAAAAGATAAATTAATCAGCGCCCTTAAGCAGGTAAAGCCTAATAACCGCAAAAAAGAATATTATCTTACCGATACTTTTGGCATTATTTATAATAACAAAGGCTTGCTTGATTCTGTTAAGGTTTGTGACGTTGATGAGGCTATGGGAATTAATTCGCGCATTGAATTGGCTAAGGCAAACAGGATTATGCAGATAAGGATTAACGAAGAATTGATGAAAGAAGGGGTTTCTATTGTAGATCCCGCTTCAACTTTCATTAATTTTGGCACTAAGATCGGCCAAGATACGACGATTTATCCCTTTACAGTCATAGAAAAGGGTGTTAAAATTGGTAAATGCTGTTCTGTGGGCCCTTTTGTCCATCTTAGAGAGGATGTAGAGATTGCCGATAGAAGTTTTGTAGGCAATTTTCTTGAAATAGCCCGTTCAAAGATCGGCAGTGGTTGTTTTGCTAAACATTTTTGTTATCTTGGAGATAGTTCAATAGGTGATAACGTTAATATTGGCGCAGGCGTCGTAATTGCCAATTTTAACGGCAAAAAGAAAAATCCTACCGTAATAAAAGATAATGCTTTTATAGGTTCGGATTCTATATTGGTTGCTCCCGTA
- the porA gene encoding pyruvate ferredoxin oxidoreductase, with translation MKEFFEGSHAVAEAVKLCRPGVISAYPITPQTHIVEDLAQMVADGKLDSQFVNVESEHSAASVVLGGVGAGVRSYTATSSQGLFYMMEVVFNIAGLRMPLVMTCANRAISAPINIWNDQQDSVSLRDSGWIQLFAENIQEAVDLHFMAYRISEDKSMMLPVMVCMDGFILTHGIETVDIPSQEQVDKFLPAYKPLYHLDVNNPMTIGPLVGPDYYMETRYALQKTLEEALKFIPQVFSDFSKAFGRNYPGLVEEYQVKDAERVIIAMGSVCGTIKDVIDDLRAKGKKVGLLKIVSYRPFPAEAIYNALKAVPKIAVLDRAVSLGAQAPLVSEVKGAFFGKKKTPEVISSFIVGLGGRDITKDSIKEIYRLLTTKEIEGEFIDLKPELLKESYE, from the coding sequence ATGAAAGAGTTTTTTGAAGGTTCTCATGCAGTAGCGGAAGCGGTTAAATTATGCAGGCCGGGAGTTATCTCAGCGTATCCGATTACTCCTCAGACCCATATCGTTGAAGACTTGGCGCAGATGGTTGCTGACGGCAAGCTTGATTCACAGTTTGTTAATGTAGAATCTGAGCATTCCGCAGCTTCTGTAGTCTTGGGAGGAGTTGGAGCAGGAGTTCGTTCTTACACAGCGACTAGTTCTCAGGGGTTATTTTATATGATGGAGGTTGTTTTTAATATAGCCGGGCTTCGCATGCCTTTGGTTATGACTTGCGCAAACCGCGCTATTTCAGCTCCGATTAATATCTGGAATGATCAGCAGGATTCGGTTTCTTTGCGTGATTCCGGCTGGATTCAGCTTTTTGCCGAGAATATCCAGGAGGCAGTAGATTTGCACTTCATGGCTTACAGAATTTCTGAAGATAAGAGTATGATGCTTCCGGTGATGGTGTGTATGGATGGTTTTATCCTTACTCATGGAATTGAAACAGTTGATATCCCCTCTCAGGAGCAAGTAGATAAATTCCTCCCTGCTTACAAACCGCTTTATCACCTAGATGTAAATAATCCGATGACTATCGGCCCCTTAGTAGGCCCTGATTATTACATGGAAACACGCTATGCTCTGCAAAAGACCCTTGAAGAAGCCTTGAAATTTATTCCGCAGGTTTTTTCTGATTTCTCCAAAGCATTCGGAAGAAATTATCCCGGATTAGTTGAAGAATACCAGGTTAAAGACGCGGAAAGAGTAATAATAGCGATGGGTTCGGTTTGCGGGACGATTAAAGATGTTATTGATGACTTGCGCGCAAAAGGCAAAAAGGTCGGCTTATTAAAAATAGTTAGTTATAGGCCGTTTCCCGCGGAGGCAATTTATAATGCACTTAAAGCGGTTCCTAAAATCGCAGTTTTAGACAGGGCTGTTTCTTTAGGTGCTCAGGCGCCTTTAGTTTCAGAGGTAAAAGGTGCATTCTTTGGCAAGAAAAAAACCCCTGAGGTTATTAGTAGTTTTATAGTTGGCTTAGGCGGCCGCGATATCACTAAAGACTCAATTAAAGAAATATACAGGTTGTTGACTACTAAAGAAATTGAAGGCGAATTCATTGATTTAAAACCAGAACTATTAAAGGAAAGCTATGAATAA